Proteins from one Dama dama isolate Ldn47 chromosome 12, ASM3311817v1, whole genome shotgun sequence genomic window:
- the DCAF11 gene encoding DDB1- and CUL4-associated factor 11 isoform X1 — MGSRNSSSAGTGSGDPSEGLPRRGAGLRRSEEEEEEDEDVDLAQVLAYLLRRGQVRLVQGGGAANLQLIQALSDSEEEHDSAWDGRLGDRYNPPVDATPDTRELECSEIKTQVELATGRLGLRRAARELSFPQMLHQRERGLCHQGSFSLGERSRVMSHFLPNDLGFTDTYSQKAFCGIYSKDGQIFMSACQDQTIRLYDCRYGRFRKFKSIKARDVGWSVLDVAFTPDGNHFLYSSWSDYIHICNIYGEGDTHTALDLRPDERRFAVFSIAVSSDGREVLGGANDGCLYVFDREQNRRTLQIESHEDDVNAVAFADVSSQILFSGGDDAICKVWDRRTMREDDPKPVGALAGHQDGITFIDSKGDARYLISNSKDQTIKLWDIRRFSSREGMEASRQAATQQNWDYRWQQVPKKAWRKLKLPGDSSLMTYRGHGVLHTLIRCRFSPTHSTGQQFIYSGCSTGKVVVYDLLSGHIVKKLTSHKACVRDVSWHPFEEKIVSSSWDGNLRLWQYRQAEYFQDDMPESEEHPSTPAPVSRPSTAFSSPQ, encoded by the exons ATGGGATCACGGAACAGTAGCAGCGCAGGAACTGGGTCCGGAGACCCCTCCGAGGGCTTGCCCCGAAGAGGGGCTGGCCTGCGTAggagtgaggaggaggaagaggaggatgaagatGTGGATCTGGCCCAGGTACTGGCCTATCTCCTACGCAG AGGCCAAGTGAGGTTGGTGCAGGGAGGAGGTGCAGCAAATTTGCAGCTCATCCAGGCCCTCTCGGACTCAGAGGAAGAGCATGACAGTGCCTGGGATGGTCGTCTTGGAGACCGATACAACCCACCGG TGGATGCAACCCCTGACACCCGGGAGCTGGAATGCAGTGAGATCAAGACACAAGTGGAATTGGCCACAGGGCGGCTGGGGCTTAGGCGGGCAGCGCGGGAGCTCAGCTTCCCTCAAATGCTGCATCAG AGAGAACGGGgcctctgccaccagggaagcttctccCTTGGAGAACGGTCTCGAGTGATGTCTCA CTTCTTGCCCAACGATCTGGGCTTCACTGATACCTACTCTCAGAAGGCTTTCTGTGGCATCTACAGCAAAGATGGTCAAATCTTCATGTCTGCCTGTCAAG ACCAGACAATCCGACTATATGACTGCCGGTATGGTCGCTTTCGTAAATTCAAGAGCATCAAAGCCCGGGATGTCGGCTGGAGTGTCTTGGATGTGGCCTTCACCCCCGATGGGAACCATTTCCTTTACTCCAGCTGGTCTGATTACA TTCATATCTGCAACATCTACGGGGAGGGAGACACACACACTGCCCTGGATCTAAG GCCAGATGAACGTCGCTTCGCTGTCTTCTCCATCGCTGTCTCCTCAGATGGACGAGAAGTGCTAGGAGG GGCCAATGATGGCTGCCTGTATGTCTTTGATCGAGAACAGAACCGGCGGACACTTCAG ATTGAGTCCCATGAGGATGATGTGAATGCAGTGGCCTTTGCTGACGTCAGCTCCCAGATCCTGTTCTCCGGGGGTGATGATGCCATCTGCAAAGTGTGGGATCGACGCACCATGAGGGAGGATGACCCCAAGCCTGTGGGCGCGCTCGCCGGACACCAGGACGGCATCACTTTCATTGACAGTAAG GGTGATGCCCGATATCTCATCTCCAACTCCAAAGACCAGACCATCAAGCTCTGGGATATCCGACGTTTTTCTAGCCGGGAAGGCATGGAAGCCTCTCGCCAGGCTGCCACGCAGCAAAACTGGGACTACCGCTGGCAGCAGGTGCCCAAAAAAG CCTggcggaagctgaagctcccagggGACAGCTCCTTGATGACCTACCGGGGCCACGGGGTGCTGCACACCCTCATCCGTTGCCGATTCTCCCCCACCCACAGCACCGGCCAGCAGTTCATCTACAGTGGCTGCTCCACTGGCAAAGTGGTCG TGTACGACCTCCTCAGTGGCCACATTGTGAAGAAGCTGACCAGCCACAAGGCCTGTGTGCGTGACGTCAGCTGGCACCCCTTTGAGGAGAAGATCGTCAGCAGTTCG TGGGACGGGAATCTGCGTCTGTGGCAGTATCGCCAGGCTGAGTACTTCCAGGATGACATGCCAGAGTCGGAGGAGCATCCCAGCACCCCTGCCCCAGTGTCCCGCCCCTCTACAGCCTTTTCCTCACCCCAGTAG
- the DCAF11 gene encoding DDB1- and CUL4-associated factor 11 isoform X2 — protein MKMWIWPRGQVRLVQGGGAANLQLIQALSDSEEEHDSAWDGRLGDRYNPPVDATPDTRELECSEIKTQVELATGRLGLRRAARELSFPQMLHQRERGLCHQGSFSLGERSRVMSHFLPNDLGFTDTYSQKAFCGIYSKDGQIFMSACQDQTIRLYDCRYGRFRKFKSIKARDVGWSVLDVAFTPDGNHFLYSSWSDYIHICNIYGEGDTHTALDLRPDERRFAVFSIAVSSDGREVLGGANDGCLYVFDREQNRRTLQIESHEDDVNAVAFADVSSQILFSGGDDAICKVWDRRTMREDDPKPVGALAGHQDGITFIDSKGDARYLISNSKDQTIKLWDIRRFSSREGMEASRQAATQQNWDYRWQQVPKKAWRKLKLPGDSSLMTYRGHGVLHTLIRCRFSPTHSTGQQFIYSGCSTGKVVVYDLLSGHIVKKLTSHKACVRDVSWHPFEEKIVSSSWDGNLRLWQYRQAEYFQDDMPESEEHPSTPAPVSRPSTAFSSPQ, from the exons atgaagatGTGGATCTGGCCCAG AGGCCAAGTGAGGTTGGTGCAGGGAGGAGGTGCAGCAAATTTGCAGCTCATCCAGGCCCTCTCGGACTCAGAGGAAGAGCATGACAGTGCCTGGGATGGTCGTCTTGGAGACCGATACAACCCACCGG TGGATGCAACCCCTGACACCCGGGAGCTGGAATGCAGTGAGATCAAGACACAAGTGGAATTGGCCACAGGGCGGCTGGGGCTTAGGCGGGCAGCGCGGGAGCTCAGCTTCCCTCAAATGCTGCATCAG AGAGAACGGGgcctctgccaccagggaagcttctccCTTGGAGAACGGTCTCGAGTGATGTCTCA CTTCTTGCCCAACGATCTGGGCTTCACTGATACCTACTCTCAGAAGGCTTTCTGTGGCATCTACAGCAAAGATGGTCAAATCTTCATGTCTGCCTGTCAAG ACCAGACAATCCGACTATATGACTGCCGGTATGGTCGCTTTCGTAAATTCAAGAGCATCAAAGCCCGGGATGTCGGCTGGAGTGTCTTGGATGTGGCCTTCACCCCCGATGGGAACCATTTCCTTTACTCCAGCTGGTCTGATTACA TTCATATCTGCAACATCTACGGGGAGGGAGACACACACACTGCCCTGGATCTAAG GCCAGATGAACGTCGCTTCGCTGTCTTCTCCATCGCTGTCTCCTCAGATGGACGAGAAGTGCTAGGAGG GGCCAATGATGGCTGCCTGTATGTCTTTGATCGAGAACAGAACCGGCGGACACTTCAG ATTGAGTCCCATGAGGATGATGTGAATGCAGTGGCCTTTGCTGACGTCAGCTCCCAGATCCTGTTCTCCGGGGGTGATGATGCCATCTGCAAAGTGTGGGATCGACGCACCATGAGGGAGGATGACCCCAAGCCTGTGGGCGCGCTCGCCGGACACCAGGACGGCATCACTTTCATTGACAGTAAG GGTGATGCCCGATATCTCATCTCCAACTCCAAAGACCAGACCATCAAGCTCTGGGATATCCGACGTTTTTCTAGCCGGGAAGGCATGGAAGCCTCTCGCCAGGCTGCCACGCAGCAAAACTGGGACTACCGCTGGCAGCAGGTGCCCAAAAAAG CCTggcggaagctgaagctcccagggGACAGCTCCTTGATGACCTACCGGGGCCACGGGGTGCTGCACACCCTCATCCGTTGCCGATTCTCCCCCACCCACAGCACCGGCCAGCAGTTCATCTACAGTGGCTGCTCCACTGGCAAAGTGGTCG TGTACGACCTCCTCAGTGGCCACATTGTGAAGAAGCTGACCAGCCACAAGGCCTGTGTGCGTGACGTCAGCTGGCACCCCTTTGAGGAGAAGATCGTCAGCAGTTCG TGGGACGGGAATCTGCGTCTGTGGCAGTATCGCCAGGCTGAGTACTTCCAGGATGACATGCCAGAGTCGGAGGAGCATCCCAGCACCCCTGCCCCAGTGTCCCGCCCCTCTACAGCCTTTTCCTCACCCCAGTAG
- the FITM1 gene encoding fat storage-inducing transmembrane protein 1 → MERGPVVGAGRGAGARIRALLGGLVRVLLWVASALLYFGSEQAARLLGSPCLRRLYHAWLAAVVIFGPLLQFHVNPRTIFASHGNFFNIKFVNSAWGWTCTFLGGFVLLVVFLATRRVAVTARHLSRLVVGAAVWRGAGRAFLLIEDLTGSCFEPLPQGLLLHELPDRRSCLAAGHQWRGYTVSSHTFLLTFCCLLMAEEAAVFAKYLAHGLPAGAPLRLVFLLNVLLLGLWNFLLLCTVIYFHQYTHKVVGAAVGTFAWYLTYGSWYHQPWSPGSPGHGLFPRPHSSHKHN, encoded by the exons aTGGAGCGGGGGCcggtggtgggggcagggcggggggccGGGGCCCGGATTCGGGCCCTGCTGGGCGGCCTGGTCAGGGTGCTGCTCTGGGTGGCCTCTGCCTTGCTGTACTTTGGAAGCGAACAGGCTGCCCGCCTCCTGGGCAGCCCCTGTTTACGGCGCCTCTACCATGCCTGGTTGGCAGCAGTGGTCATCTTCGGGCCCCTTCTGCAGTTCCACGTCAACCCTCGGACCATCTTCGCCAGCCATGGCAACTTCTTCAACAT AAAGTTTGTGAATTCGGCCTGGGGCTGGACCTGCACCTTCCTGGGGGGCTTTGTGCTGCTGGTGGTCTTCCTGGCTACAAGGCGCGTGGCAGTGACTGCCCGGCACCTGAGCCGGCTGGTGGTGGGTGCAGCCGTGTGGCGGGGGGCCGGCCGGGCCTTCCTGCTCATCGAGGACCTGACCGGCTCCTGCTTTGAGCCTCTGCCCCAGGGCCTGCTGCTCCACGAGCTGCCGGATCGCCGCAGCTGCCTGGCGGCCGGCCACCAGTGGCGGGGCTACACGGTCTCCTCCCACACCTTCCTGCTCACCTTCTGCTGCCTGCTCATGGCTGAGGAAGCAGCAGTGTTCGCCAAGTATCTGGCCCATGGGCTGCCTGCCGGCGCACCTCTGCGCCTTGTCTTCCTGCTCAACGTGCTGCTGCTGGGCCTCTGGAACTTCTTGCTGCTCTGCACCGTCATCTATTTCCACCAGTATACTCACAAGGTGGTGGGGGCCGCCGTGGGTACCTTTGCCTGGTACCTCACCTATGGCAGCTGGTATCATCAGCCCTGGTCTCCAGGCAGCCCCGGCCATGGGCTCTTCCCTCGTCCCCACTCCAGCCACAAGCATAACTGA
- the PSME1 gene encoding proteasome activator complex subunit 1 yields the protein MATLRVLPEAQAKVDVFREDLCTKTENLLGSYFPKKISELDAFLKEPALNEANLSNLKAPLDIPVPDPVKEKEKEERRKQQEKEDKDEKKKGEDEDKGPPCGPVSCNEKIVVLLQRVKPEIKDVIEKLNLVTTWLQLQIPRIEDGNNFGVAVQEKVFELMTALHTKLEGFHTQISKYFSERGDAVTKAAKQPHVGDYRQLVHELDEAEYRDIRLMVMEIRNAYAVLYDIILKNFEKLKKPRGETKGMIY from the exons ATGGCCACGCTCAGGGTCCTGCCCGAAGCCCAAGCCAAG GTGGATGTGTTCCGTGAAGACCTATGTACTAAG ACAGAGAACCTGCTCGGGAGCTATTTTCCCAAGAAGATTTCTGAGTTGGATGCATTTTTAAAG GAGCCAGCTCTCAATGAAGCCAACCTGAGCAATCTGAAGGCCCCGTTGGACATCCCAGTGCCTGATCCAgtcaaggagaaagagaaggaggagcgGAGGAAACAGCAGGAG aaggaagacaaggatgaaaagaagaaaggggaagaTGAAGACAAAG GTCCTCCATGTGGCCCAGTGAGCTGCAATGAGAAGATTGTGGTCCTCCTGCAGCGCGTAAAGCCTGAGATCAAGGATGTCATTGAGAAGCTCAACCTG GTCACCACCTGGTTGCAGCTGCAAATACCTCGGATTGAGGATGGGAATAATTTTGGAGTGGCTGTCCAG GAGAAGGTGTTTGAGCTGATGACTGCCCTTCACACCAAGCTGGAAGGCTTCCACACTCAAATTTCCAA GTATTTCTCTGAGCGCGGTGATGCTGTAACCAAAGCAGCCAAGCAGCCCCACGTG GGTGATTATCGGCAACTGGTGCACGAGCTGGATGAGGCAGAGTACCGGGATATCCGGCTGATGGTCATGGAGATCCGCAATGCTTAT GCTGTGTTATATGACATCATCCTGAAGAACTTTGAGAAGCTCAAGAAGCCCAGGGGAGAAACAAAGGGAATGATCTATTGA
- the EMC9 gene encoding ER membrane protein complex subunit 9 isoform X2: MPMQLWTTRALKHQAVMHEASRRPGAPRPDTGKGHHRIHIFETWEAQLRWMQSAHSMLLTPLIFPLHSPGPLALKIAGRIAEFFPDAVLIMLDNQKLVPQPHVPPVIVLENHGLRWVPKDKNLVMWRDWEESRQMVGALLEGRAHQHLVDFDCHLDDIREDWTNQQLNAQITQWVGPTNGNT, from the exons ATGCCAATGCAGCTTTGGACGACCAGAG CACTCAAGCATCAGGCAGTCATGCATGAAGCATCAAGAAGGCCTGGCGCCCCCAGGCCAGATACAGGGAAAGGCCATCACCGAATCCACATCTTTGAGACCTGGGAGGCCCAGCTCAGATGGATGCAGTCCGCCCACAGTATGCTCCTCACACCTCTCATCTTCCCTCTACACAGCCCTGGGCCCCTGGCCTTGAAAATCGCTGGGCGGATTGCTGAATTCTTCCCTGATGCAGTACTTATTATG TTGGATAATCAGAAACTGGTACCCCAGCCTCACGTGCCCCCTGTTATCGTCCTGGAGAACCATGGTCTCCGCTGGGTCCCCAAGGACAAGAACTT GGTGATGTGGAGGGACTGGGAAGAGTCACGACAGATGGTGGGAGCATTACTAGAGGGCCGGGCCCACCAGCACCTTGTGGACTTTGACTGCCACCTTGACGACATCCGAGAGGATTGGACCAACCAGCAGCTCAACGCCCAAATCACCCAGTGGGTTGGTCCCACAAATGGAAATACTTGA
- the EMC9 gene encoding ER membrane protein complex subunit 9 isoform X1 — protein sequence MGEVEISARAYVKMSLHAARYPHAAVNGLLLAPAPRSGECLCLTDCVPLFHSHLALSVMLEVALNQVDVWGAQAGLVVAGYYHANAALDDQSPGPLALKIAGRIAEFFPDAVLIMLDNQKLVPQPHVPPVIVLENHGLRWVPKDKNLVMWRDWEESRQMVGALLEGRAHQHLVDFDCHLDDIREDWTNQQLNAQITQWVGPTNGNT from the exons ATGGGGGAGGTGGAGATCTCGGCCCGGGCCTACGTGAAGATGAGCCTGCACGCCGCCCGGTATCCGCACGCCGCTGTCAACGGGCTGTTGCTGGCGCCGGCGCCGCGATCGGGAGAATGCCTGTGCCTCACCGACTGTGTGCCCCTGTTCCACAGCCACCTGGCCCTGTCTGTCATGCTGGAGGTCGCACTCAACCAG GTGGATGTGTGGGGCGCGCAGGCCGGGCTGGTAGTGGCAGGGTACTACCATGCCAATGCAGCTTTGGACGACCAGAG CCCTGGGCCCCTGGCCTTGAAAATCGCTGGGCGGATTGCTGAATTCTTCCCTGATGCAGTACTTATTATG TTGGATAATCAGAAACTGGTACCCCAGCCTCACGTGCCCCCTGTTATCGTCCTGGAGAACCATGGTCTCCGCTGGGTCCCCAAGGACAAGAACTT GGTGATGTGGAGGGACTGGGAAGAGTCACGACAGATGGTGGGAGCATTACTAGAGGGCCGGGCCCACCAGCACCTTGTGGACTTTGACTGCCACCTTGACGACATCCGAGAGGATTGGACCAACCAGCAGCTCAACGCCCAAATCACCCAGTGGGTTGGTCCCACAAATGGAAATACTTGA
- the PSME2 gene encoding proteasome activator complex subunit 2 isoform X2 → MAKPCGVRLSGEARKQVDVFRQNLFQEEDSFNVTDLNSLRAPLDIPIPDPPPKDDEMETDKQEKKEVPKCGFLPGNEKILALLALVKPEVWTLKEKCILVITWIQHLIPKIEDGNDFGVAIQEKVLERVNAVKTKVEAFQTTISKYFSERGDAVAKASKETHVMDYRALVHERDEAVYGELRAMVLDLRAFYAELYHIISSNLEKIVNPKGEEKPSMY, encoded by the exons ATGGCCAAGCCTTGTGGGGTGCGCCTGAGCGGGGAAGCCCGCAAACAG GTGGATGTCTTCAGGCAAAATCTTTTCCAGGAG GAGGACTCCTTCAATGTGACTGACCTGAATTCTCTCCGGGCCCCACTGGACATCCCTATTCCAGACCCCCCACCCAAGGATGATGAG ATGGAAACAGATaagcaggagaagaaagaag TCCCTAAGTGCGGCTTTCTCCCTGGGAATGAGAAGATTCTGGCCTTGCTTGCCCTGGTTAAGCCAGAAGTCTGGACTCTCAAAGAAAAATGCATTCTG GTGATCACATGGATCCAGCACCTGATCCCCAAAATTGAGGACGGAAATGACTTTGGGGTGGCAATCCAG GAAAAGGTGTTGGAGAGGGTAAATGCAGTCAAGACCAAAGTGGAAGCCTTCCAGACAACTATTTCCAA GTACTTCTCAGAACGTGGGGATGCTGTGGCCAAGGCCTCTAAGGAGACCCATGTA ATGGATTACCGGGCCCTGGTGCACGAACGAGACGAGGCAGTCTATGGGGAGCTCAGGGCCATGGTGCTGGACCTGAGGGCCTTCTAT GCTGAGCTTTACCATATTATCAGCAGCAACCTGGAGAAAATTGTCAACCCAAAGGGTGAAGAGAAGCCATCTATGTACTGA
- the PSME2 gene encoding proteasome activator complex subunit 2 isoform X1 produces the protein MAKPCGVRLSGEARKQVDVFRQNLFQEAEEFLYRFLPQKIIYLNQLLQEDSFNVTDLNSLRAPLDIPIPDPPPKDDEMETDKQEKKEVPKCGFLPGNEKILALLALVKPEVWTLKEKCILVITWIQHLIPKIEDGNDFGVAIQEKVLERVNAVKTKVEAFQTTISKYFSERGDAVAKASKETHVMDYRALVHERDEAVYGELRAMVLDLRAFYAELYHIISSNLEKIVNPKGEEKPSMY, from the exons ATGGCCAAGCCTTGTGGGGTGCGCCTGAGCGGGGAAGCCCGCAAACAG GTGGATGTCTTCAGGCAAAATCTTTTCCAGGAG GCCGAGGAATTCCTCTACAGATTCTTGCCTCAGAAAATCATATACCTTAATCAGCTCTTGCAA GAGGACTCCTTCAATGTGACTGACCTGAATTCTCTCCGGGCCCCACTGGACATCCCTATTCCAGACCCCCCACCCAAGGATGATGAG ATGGAAACAGATaagcaggagaagaaagaag TCCCTAAGTGCGGCTTTCTCCCTGGGAATGAGAAGATTCTGGCCTTGCTTGCCCTGGTTAAGCCAGAAGTCTGGACTCTCAAAGAAAAATGCATTCTG GTGATCACATGGATCCAGCACCTGATCCCCAAAATTGAGGACGGAAATGACTTTGGGGTGGCAATCCAG GAAAAGGTGTTGGAGAGGGTAAATGCAGTCAAGACCAAAGTGGAAGCCTTCCAGACAACTATTTCCAA GTACTTCTCAGAACGTGGGGATGCTGTGGCCAAGGCCTCTAAGGAGACCCATGTA ATGGATTACCGGGCCCTGGTGCACGAACGAGACGAGGCAGTCTATGGGGAGCTCAGGGCCATGGTGCTGGACCTGAGGGCCTTCTAT GCTGAGCTTTACCATATTATCAGCAGCAACCTGGAGAAAATTGTCAACCCAAAGGGTGAAGAGAAGCCATCTATGTACTGA